In Geobacter sp., the genomic stretch GCACGCCGAATATTTCCCCTCTGCGAAACGGTGCCGGCAGAGCTGGCACTTCCGCACCTCTGGCCAGGCAGAGTCCCATTCGTAACGGGGAACATTGAAGGGGCAGGCAATCTGGCAGTAGCGGCAGCCGATGCACCGGTAGGCCTCGTAGTACACGGCTCCATTGACGGGGTCCTTCTTGAAGGCGCCGGCCGGGCAGACAGAGGCGCAGGCAGGGGTGATACAGTGCAGGCACTGCTGCTTGAAGAAGGCATGACCGTTCACGGGAGAGTCCTTCTGCTCGCCGGTTCCGTTGCGGTAGACCTTGATGATGCTGAGGGTCTTGCCGGTAAGGTCCTGGGAGGCATCCCAGATCCCTTCATTCCCCTTGATCCCACCGGTCTCATAAGGTGGGTCAGTGGCTTTCTCTTCCCCCTCGGGAGACCTGCAGAGCAGGGCATCGCAGACGCCACTCACCATGCCGTCCCTGTGAAGCGCACCGCCGGGGACGCTGTTGTGGATCTTGCAGTTGACCATGCACGACTTGCAGCCGATGCAGAGGGTTGCATCGTAGAGGATGCCCACGGCTTTCGGGGGCAGCTCCTTGGTCATCCTGGCATCAACATCCGGTACAGCCGCAGCCATGACCACTCCGCTCCCTGCGACCCCTTTCAGAAAATCCCGTCTGCTGATCGTCATGTCACTCCTCCTTCTGCCGGTCAGCCCCTTTTGCCGCGGAAGGGTCAGTGCCACCGTCCTTCTTCCTGCCCAGATTGGTCAGTAGTGCCGCGCCCGATGCTCCGACCGCGATGCCGGCGGTGCCGGCGGCAAACGACTTGATGCCCGCAGGCAATGAGTGTTTGTCCGGGAATGCCTCGCTGAAGAAGGTGGGTGGGGTGAAATCCTTGATGGTGGCCAGGGTATGCAGCGGCGCGGAAAAGCCGACCCCTTTCTCGGCACAGCCGAAGCAGGGGTGCCCGGTCCCGACCGGCCAGGCGCCGGCGCCGGCATCGCCGAACAGGATCGACGGGCAGTTGGCGTGGGTCTCCGGACCCTTGCAGCCGAGTTTGTAGAGACAGGCGCCCTTGCGATGCAGATCGTCGCCGAACTGGGTCGCAAAGCGGCCGGCATCGAAGTGCGGCCTTCGTTCGCAGTTTTCGTGAATGAGCCTGCTGTAGGCGAACAATGGCCTCCCCGCGGTATCGAGCTGGGGGAGCTTCTGGTAGGTCAGGAAGTGGAGAATGGTCGAGAGGAGGTTATAGGGGCTGGGAGGACAGCCGGGGATGGTCACCACCGCTTTCCCTGCCAGGAGCTCCGGTATTCCTTTGGCTTCCGTGGGATTCGGCGCAGCAGCGGCGACCCCGCCCCAGGAAGCGCATGAGCCCATGGCGATAATGGCCGCGGCATGGGGCGCTGTCTCCTGGAGGATGCTCAGCGCGGTCTTGCCGGCGATCTTGCAGTAGATGCCGTTGTCCCTGGTGGGGATGGCGCCGTCCACCACGAGGATGAACTTCCCCTTGTTCTCCCGTATCGATTGCTCCTTGGCTGCCTCGACCTGGTGACCGGACGCCGCGCTGAGCGTTTCGGAATAATCCAGAGAGATCATGTCGAGGATCAGGCTCTCGATGGTGGGATGATTGGCCCGCAAGAGCGATTCCACACACCCGGTGCACTCCTGGAAGGAGAGCCAGATCACCGGCGGCCGCCTGGGATTGACAATGGCCTCGGCAATCCGGGTGCCGGCACTGAGGGGAAGCCCCAGCCCCACAGCCACTACCGAGCAGTACTTCAGGAAATCCCTGCGCGATACCCCTCCAAGCTTCTGTTTGACTGCGTCAAACTCATGAGAATCCATGACGCCTCCTGTCGCTCGCAATGGCATGCCATCGGCCGCTCTGCTGCCCGGGAGGCGGCCGGCATCCGGCCTGTCGGACAACGGACCACCACCCTCTTTTAATTATTATTC encodes the following:
- the hybA gene encoding hydrogenase 2 operon protein HybA is translated as MTISRRDFLKGVAGSGVVMAAAVPDVDARMTKELPPKAVGILYDATLCIGCKSCMVNCKIHNSVPGGALHRDGMVSGVCDALLCRSPEGEEKATDPPYETGGIKGNEGIWDASQDLTGKTLSIIKVYRNGTGEQKDSPVNGHAFFKQQCLHCITPACASVCPAGAFKKDPVNGAVYYEAYRCIGCRYCQIACPFNVPRYEWDSAWPEVRKCQLCRHRFAEGKYSACAEFCPTGATIFGRVEDLRQEAKKRFSMKPGTEYEYPIKTLDSKETSLRKVSRYADRVYGLSEAGGTQNIMLSGVSFELLGFDTDIPHSALPDLTWAYVAKIPWVFAGVFLGGTTIHAITSRMAKHGKDKEEKHD
- a CDS encoding hydrogenase small subunit is translated as MDSHEFDAVKQKLGGVSRRDFLKYCSVVAVGLGLPLSAGTRIAEAIVNPRRPPVIWLSFQECTGCVESLLRANHPTIESLILDMISLDYSETLSAASGHQVEAAKEQSIRENKGKFILVVDGAIPTRDNGIYCKIAGKTALSILQETAPHAAAIIAMGSCASWGGVAAAAPNPTEAKGIPELLAGKAVVTIPGCPPSPYNLLSTILHFLTYQKLPQLDTAGRPLFAYSRLIHENCERRPHFDAGRFATQFGDDLHRKGACLYKLGCKGPETHANCPSILFGDAGAGAWPVGTGHPCFGCAEKGVGFSAPLHTLATIKDFTPPTFFSEAFPDKHSLPAGIKSFAAGTAGIAVGASGAALLTNLGRKKDGGTDPSAAKGADRQKEE